The Aneurinibacillus migulanus genome contains the following window.
CGTTGGAGGAATGGCGTGCGCAATTCGAGACGAATTTCTTCGGACTGGTCCATGTCACACAAACGATTCTGCCAGTGATGCGGGAGCGCAGGCAGGGAAGAATCATTAATATGAGCAGTATCAGCGGCCAGATGGGCTTTCCAGGTCTGTCTCCGTATGTCTCATCCAAGTTTGCTGTAGAGGGATTTAGCGAGAGCCTACGACTGGAAGTCGCCCCTTTTGGCATTGATGTGGTACTGATCGAACCTGGTTCATATGCTACTGGAATTTGGTCAACAGGCAAAAGAATTGCACATAAATCAACGCTTTGCACGTCGCCTTATGCTTCGATGATGAGCGCCCTTGATTCTTATCTGACAGCTGGGGAGATGAAGTTGGGAAATCCGTGGGAAGTAGCGGAACGTGTGGCGCAAATCGCTGTGATAAAGCGTGCTGCTCTTCGCTATCCTCTTGGAAGAGGCGTACAGATAATCATGAAAATTAAGCAATGGCTACCGTGGCGTATATGGGAGAAGCTGATGGAACGAACGCTTAAATCATAGAGGCAACCCACACCTGCTTAGTATCCATATATCGGAAGGAATAAGATGCACGCGTCGGTGTGTTCCCTTATCTTTTTCTCGCAGGGAAGAGATACGGCCGCTTTGTGGCGCCAAGGCTGGACTGGCAAAACATCCGGGTTTTTCGGGTGCGGGAGACGAACCGACGCCCGTTTAGGGCACGGTGTGGTGGCTATCTACCCTGGAACGTACTGGATAATCAACACCTTTGGGGGAACCGTATGTTTGGTTATTCGGAAACAAAGGGTAAAGAAAGAATAATGTATAAGTAAATAATCATTATGTAAAGCTAACTAACGATAAAGTAAAACTTCCATCAGCGGGGTCTTAGGGGCAGTGATCCTTCATATAACATACGTGAAGTGGGGGTCTTACTGCCCGTTGGACAGGGATAAATGGAGAAAAGGATGAAGAATATATGGACAAAGTGCTTTTTTTTAAAAGCTTTTTACGTTCTCCGCTCCAGGTCGCGAGTTTAATTCCAAGCTCCCCATTTCTCGTCAACCATATTGCGCGTCATGTTAATCAGCTTGCTCCTTTGCGTGTGGCAGAATTAGGGGCAGGCACGGGCGTGCTCACCCGAGCGCTTGTAGATAAATGTCCATCCATCGAATCGCTTCTCATCTTTGAAAACGAAGAAAATCTGAAAAGCCATCTACGGAATACATTTCCGCAGGTACCGGTGTATGCAGATGCGTTTGCATTGTCTGAGGCAATGCAAGAGCAAAGCATCGAACAACTCGATTGCATCATCTCAGCGCTTCCGGTTTCATGGTTTTCTACAGAGCAGAATGAGTATTTGATGAAGATGGTATGCCATTGTCTGAAACCAGGAGGAGCCTTTATTATGTTCCAATTTTCTCTGCAGATGCGCAAATATCTGCGAACGACTTTTCAAGACATTAAAATTAAATATGTCCCGCTAAACTTTCTACCTGCATTCGTGTATTATTGCCGTAAAACATAAACAAATCTGCCCTGATTATTTATGGGGCAGATTTGTTTTTTTATTGAGGGGAGGAATTGTTGCTTTTGATGATGACCCGGGTGCCGAGCGGAATGTTACGGTACAACCATTCAATGTCTTCATTATGCATACGAATGCATCCTTGGCTTACATTATGTCCGATACTAGCCGGATTGTTCGTGCCATGGATACCGTATTTATAGCCTCCGGTTCCCGGTACGTTCAGTCCTAACCAGCGTGTGCCCAGAGGATTGCGAGGACTGCCTCCTGCGATGTTTTTTGGCAAATACCACGGTTCTTTTACCCGGGTAGTAATAGTGAACTCTCCTTCCGGAGTCAGGTGCTTGTTTTTACCTGTACCA
Protein-coding sequences here:
- a CDS encoding SDR family oxidoreductase — its product is MSLFNPEGRPVALVTGSSSGFGLLCTVELAKAGFYVVASMRNLEKKGHVLQAAKESGVEERIYLYRLDVASAESVANLRASVERWGRIDVLVNNAGFALGGFAEEVTLEEWRAQFETNFFGLVHVTQTILPVMRERRQGRIINMSSISGQMGFPGLSPYVSSKFAVEGFSESLRLEVAPFGIDVVLIEPGSYATGIWSTGKRIAHKSTLCTSPYASMMSALDSYLTAGEMKLGNPWEVAERVAQIAVIKRAALRYPLGRGVQIIMKIKQWLPWRIWEKLMERTLKS
- a CDS encoding class I SAM-dependent methyltransferase produces the protein MDKVLFFKSFLRSPLQVASLIPSSPFLVNHIARHVNQLAPLRVAELGAGTGVLTRALVDKCPSIESLLIFENEENLKSHLRNTFPQVPVYADAFALSEAMQEQSIEQLDCIISALPVSWFSTEQNEYLMKMVCHCLKPGGAFIMFQFSLQMRKYLRTTFQDIKIKYVPLNFLPAFVYYCRKT
- a CDS encoding L,D-transpeptidase, with protein sequence MRRWLSSIPYVLFIFALFLCLLPSSSFALEDEVYIEINKTTNQLTIFLNDISVYTFPVGTGKNKHLTPEGEFTITTRVKEPWYLPKNIAGGSPRNPLGTRWLGLNVPGTGGYKYGIHGTNNPASIGHNVSQGCIRMHNEDIEWLYRNIPLGTRVIIKSNNSSPQ